The Mucilaginibacter gracilis genomic interval AGACATGCCCACGCCGATGCCCGCTCCAAATCGGAACAGGATAAAAACAGGCAGATTTGCGGCGAACGCCATCGCTACCGAAGACAGCGCAAAGATCGAAGCTGCTACCATTAAGCCGGGGCGTCTTCCGTAACGGTCGGCGATCCTTCCGGCCAGCAGACTCCCGGCCATACAGCCAAGGGCAAGCGAGCCGGTTAAAAAACCTTCACCCAAGGCACTCAGCGCGAACTGTGATTTTAAAAAAGGCAAAGCTCCCGAGATTACGGCGAAATCAAAGCCGAAAAGGTACCCACCAAGGGCCGAAATGAATGATATGGAAATAATATAAGAGTGGTTAAATTTTTCGGTTGCTATTTGCATTCCAGGTAAAGAATTTAATAATTGGTTGTTTAAAATAGATCAGTTTTGTTATCGTCAAAAGCTGAACGCATTGCTCACCGAAGATAACAGGACAACTTTTGAAAAAAATGGACGATTAAAAGATATAACTGGATATTCTTATGGCCACTTACCAGGTTACCCTCACCGTAGTAAACGATTTACCGGCAAAGTCGACGTCATAATAATTCAAATTGACGTTATCCTGGCTCCACACTAATGCATTGTTTTCTATTGCACTGGTTCTGTAGATCTTTATAGTGGAGATATTACCGCCAAAGTTCAGTCTGACCTTGTTTTGCGCATCGGTATTCCAGTTAACAACGTTGATATCCGCCCGGTTTGCCGTGGTGAATGCGCTCACATTATCATTTCCAAAATTGGCGATCCCCGTTAAGGTAGTAGGGATATAATTTTCATTAAGCAGGTTTGCAGTATATTGCTGGAACGCATAGTAGTTTTTCTTCCGTTGGGCGGGGGCTCCCCATGGCGTGTACAAAAGTCCGCCAAAGTTAGTTTCAGGGTTTCCCCATTCGAAATACAGCCAGCCTTTTGCCCCTCCTTTGAAAGCATCGTGGAATTTATTAACCAGGTCAAGCGCAGAGGTAAGTTCATCAGGTGTACTTCCCATGCCAAACCCCGCGTGCCACTCCGTCATGTACAGTCCTTTGGCCCCGGCGGCTGATGAAGCTGCGGCAAAATTAGTAGCAGAACTTCCGGAATATTGATGAGTCGTGTAAAGGTTCATATTTCCGGACGCGTTAAGAGCAGCAATATAACTTCCTGTATGGGTTACGTCAATACAATCCGGCGAGGCAAAAAGTGGAACGGGGATGCTTAACGACTGTAGTTTCGTCTTCAGCCATCCGGCTGTACTGGTATAGACACTTTGTGCCTGTGCCGCGGTAAATTCGGCAGATTCATAAGGCACCGCGGAAGATGGATAGTCAGGTTCATTCATCAGGCTTAAATAATCGACGCCGATTCCGTTGTCCTTAAGATTTTTAATATGAGCGTACAAAAACTCGCCAAATTCGTTGTAGGCATTCGTTACGCTGGCGTTAAGGGTCCCGCCATTATTGACGCTGCTATTGCTCTTCAGGTACTTTGGCGGGGACAATACTATAGCCCAGATTTTGATTGCCGGATTAACCAGCCTGGCTTTTTTGACCGCAGTGATCTGGTCAACCAGGTTAGAATTTCCTGTAAAGTTGAACTTGGAAAAATCAGTATTATTTGGGTCTGCATTATCATTGACATCCTCAACTCCGTCCGCACGGAGAACGATTTTAAAAACGTTGACGTTGAGATCATGCCAAAGCCAGTTGGCGGCATCAGTAAAATTAGTAATCCCATTTACCAGGTGCCCGCTGTAGAAGTAGCAGCCAGCTCCAATGAGATCGATTTTCTGCTGGGGACTTCCTATACCAACGGTAATACTCCCTCCGCTCTGAATTGAATTTACAATGGGCTGCTTTATTGGCTGCTGCTGTTGAGCAGGTGCCATGCTGTTTTTATTACAGGACGTAGCGCCGCATCCCAGCGATATAACCAGCAATAAAAGAAGTTGGTGCTTTCTCATAAGTATTTTCTTCGGTTAATAAATCGGTTTGTAATTTTCGGAAATAAAACAGCTTGAAAATATGGACACAATTAGGATTTATATGGACTATATTATTATCAGGCTGAAATTAATTTCAAATCAAATTTTTAATTTTTACGTTTACTAATAAGTAAATCCGTTTGCGAATTGGCAGCCCGCGCCTGCGTGAAAAATAGTAGTAGAAACCAGTTATATTTTGATATGAATTATAAAAAAGACGGGTTCGACGGACAAAAAGCGATTGTTATTCCCAGATCGATTGTAAACAGATTTTGTCTTTCCAATGATATTATCAAAGGATCTTATATCACTGATATCGGCTATTATCCCAAAGCGAAATTCCACTTCCGGAAGAGGGCTCAGGGAGCAGAGCAAAATATACTTATATATTGCGTGGAAGGCACCGGACTCGTATCCATCAAATCGGTAAAGCATACAATCGTTCCGGGAGACTTTATTATCATTCCGCATAGTGTTTCTCACTCGTATGAAACGAATGAAAAAACACCCTGGACAATTTATTGGTGCCATTTTAAAGGTGAGCAGGCAGATGCACTGGTTAAATGGCTGTATTCAAAAGGGCAAAGCTATAAATACAGTGTTGAATTTGTCCAGGAGCGCATCACGCTATTTGAACAGCTTTACACTTATCTTGAGCAAGGATATAGTATGGAGAACCTGACTTATATTAATTTATTAATGCTGCAATTTTTAAGTTCCTTTATTTATAGTGATAAATACAGGACAAAGCTATCCGAAAAGAATATTGATATCCTTGAAAAATCTATCTTTATCATGCAGAATAATCTCGAAAAGTCTCTGACGCTTTCCGACCTGGCAGCATCGGTCAACTTGTCTAACAGCCATTATTCAGCCATCTTTAGAAAAAAAACAGGGTTTCCGCCAATTGAATATTTTAATCACCTGAAAATTCAAAAGGCCTGTCAGTATTTACAATTTACAAAACTGAGGATAAGTGAAATTGCTTTTAAAATCGGGATAGATGATCCATTTTATTTTTCGAGACTTTTTACCAAAACAATGGGGTATGCACCAAAAGAGTATCGCGAAACAAGGTATTCAGCCAATCAGGAAAAGTAGTGAGGTCATCTTATTTACGTGAGATTCCTTGCACAGGTAATTGTAAATAGTTAATGATGCAGATATATCAACGACAAGCCCCTATTATCAAACCTAATCGCTCAAACGCTGTTATGTGTCTATCTTCAGGTAATTGATATACCCATAAAAGGACCTTCCGCTGAAATATTAAAAGCGCCGGAAACAGCCCCGAATATGTACCTGGTGCTTTCGCCGGATCTGTACATTATTACTGCCAGTGCCGCATACTTGGAAGCTACACAAACAACCCGCGAGAACATTGTCGGTAAACATATTTTTGAGGCATTCCCGGACAATCCCGACTTGCCGGATGGCGACGACGGGATGCACAATATCAATGCCTCTTTACAAGCTGTTCTTCACACTAAAAAGCCGGACCCTGGCCAGATCCTGCCGCGAAAAAGTGTTGGGCCAGGATGCAGTTTTCTTCGGTCCGAAACAAGCTGCCTTGTGTACCGGTTGCGTGAATGAACAGATGGATCAATACTATAAGGACTTAACCGTTCAGATCGCACATGACCTTTTGCAACTATCGGCTGAACAAAAATACTTCACAGAACAGATTGACATGGGTAAAGATATGCTTATCAAACTGGGTTATGATCGACGGACTTATTTACCAACCTACAATTACGAAGTCCGTTACCGGAACACGCTTGCTGCCATTGAAAAGATTCGGAGCGCAGAAGAGATTTTTTTATCACAGAGTGGCGATCATGTATACAAAATTGGATTTGTGACCAAAGGCCAGGAAGTTTTTACCTGGCGATTGAACCATGATCTTTCTGTTCATGACATCAGCACTTTTTCGAAAAATGCTAGTGAAATCCGGGACTACCGCAAAGGTTTTTTGATGATAGCCAATCGTGAAAGCTCTTGAATTACTAACGAAGTTTCCTTACACCGGTTATAATTCTTCTGCATTTTTCAGGATGCTGCTGAATTGAGCTTGATCTTTGGGATTTCAAAATTCGTCCTTCTAATAAGTTGAAAGGGAGTAATTTGTGTAGGCCAAATTCGCCTTGTACTTCTATCACGTAATTAACCTCGCGGCCATTGATATAAAATCGGTCGCCGGTTACATCGATGGTGAAGTTACCATTAAAAACGACACGGCTCCTGTTACAGCTAAATAAAAATTTGATCACTAACTTATTATCAAGTTGCAAACATTATTTGATTAGCGAAATAACACTGTGAAATATTAAAACGGTATAAATTGAATTTTTTTCGGCATCTTAACTCACATTTTAAGGATCGGTTTTTTTTTATCATGAAACGTTCGTTCAGTGGAATGTGAGATTAACAGAAAATACTTTCCACCTACTTTCAGTAATCGCTATTAAATTGAATTAATAAAAAAAAATTTACATTCTAAATAATTATGAAAATACCTTTTCCTTTGTCTTTTTGTTTTGACCTTACCAAATACTTACATTGCAGGAAAGTTAATTATTTCCGGCCGAGATTAAACACTATACCAAACCTGAGTGTATTGGCCAAAGGTGTTTTTTGCTGACTGGCGGCAAGATATGAAAAGTTAAAATCCATAAAATCGTACTTGTAACCTACGCCAAAGGTGGCATATTGGCGGTTACCCTTGTTGGGGTTTTCGTAAAAATAACCTGTCCTGAGAAAAAAACGATGATTAAAAGCATACTCCAGGCCGGCACTATAATTTATTTCCTGCAACTCTTCGCTAAAACCACCCGGCGCATCCGAGAAAGAGCCGAAAATTCCAGCCGGCACCGAAACATCGGTGCTTTTCCCTTTGATGATACGGCCGTTACTATCCGTTTGGGGAGGGGTTGGCACCAGTAACTTATTCAGATCGACAGCCAGTGTCAATTCATTTTCGTTATCCAGTACCCAAGTGTTCGCAATCCCTAATTTTAGATTTGCAGGCAGGAAACTTTGGCTGGCAATAGTATTATCGTAGCTTATCTCAGATCCAATATTAGAAATATCGGTACCAAAAGAAAAATGAGATTCCTTACCAAATAAGTCGAACTTATTTCTGTAAAATAAGGAGAGATCAGCCCCTACCGATGAACCAGCCTGCAATTTATAATTAGCATCAGAATTGAAGATATGTGACGAGATATATCTTATAGTAAAACCGAGTGAAAAATTATCACCAAAACTGCGGGCCAGCGATGCGTCGATAGCATATTCATAGGGACTGTAGGCTCCTTGCGATGTATTATTGGCATCGGCCAAATCTATTTTACCTAAATTGAAATAGCGCATGGATACGCCAATAGCTGTACGATCATCTGTTTTAGCCTGAAAGTTTAGGTAACTGATATTGGCGTCGCTAACCAAATTACGAAGCCACGGACAATAAGAAAGTGAAACTGACGAATTACTTTTCATAAAAACCATTTTTGATGGGTTCCAGAAGGTAGCGTTGGCATCATCTTCCAGCGCAACACCTGCATCTCCCATACCCGAGGATCTGGGATCTGGCGATACCAGCAAAAAGGGAACACCGGTAGGGATAACATTCCCCGTTCGTCCGTCTGAGCTAACCTGTGCGAAAGCGCCCGAACCAATGCACAGAAGTAACATTACCGATAACAACTTACTGCCCGGTGCGCTGTAATTATTTTTCATAATATAAAATTTTATTGCCTGTTGGACACCAACGGCGTTGTTACAATTATTTATTGTTTTAAAAACTTCAACTTCAGAATTTTATCGCCGCCAGAAATTTTCATATAATAAAGACCGGCGGCAAGAGCGTTACCGGGTAATGACAGTATCGAATTTCCCAATGAAACAGGTTGGCTTAACCGTGTAACCCGCTGCCCTGCCGTAGTATATATTTCAATCGCCAGGTTTGTGGCTTTAAACTGGTTATCTACATGCAGTGATATCTGGTCAACTACCGGGTTCGGATAAATCACCGCTTTAAGCATCCTGGAAGCTGCTTTTTTGACCGTATCGGTTACTGCGATTCCATCGCAGGTAACCGTACCTGAAAATGCCATCTCTTCCTCAGTGAATTGATTATAGGTACTATTAATATCAATATTGGAAGGGTCGGTTGCATTTTTTCCGTCACAATTGGTTCGGCCGTTTGTTCCGGGATTGGGAAATTGCAAATAGACTCCGGAAGAAGTACAGCCCCCGATTTCATCGTCGCCGCCCACTATTACATTACCTCCAAATGTATCTCCAAATAACAAGGCATTATCTTTAAAAAGAGCTGAACCTGAAGATATTGTCCCATTTAATATTGTATTATCTTTTACTACTGTATTTTCACTAAGTCGGGCACCTGTTACATTAGTATTGCCTAAAATCTGCACATTGCCGGAGATTGTTGCGTCCTGCACAAATGAGGTTCCGTCAATTTTAACATTCCCGGTAATATTACTTGCTCCCAATACCAACGCCTTGGGGCCAACCCGTACGCTGGAAGCTACCTGGGATGTATTGGCAACCCATCCGCCGCCATTGGGATGGGGATGTCCATTTTGCCGGTATTCATTCCGGAACGTATTTTGATATCCTTCAGGGACCGCATTTGCTATCCTTAATTCGTAAGGAGAACGGTAATATTTAGGCCAGCCGATGTCTGCCAGGTAGCTTGTATGGGTAGTTGGAGCGCCTAACACTACAAGATATAGCTGCGTTTCAGAGTCTTTTAACTGAAAACTGATCTCGCTTTCATTTGCGTTGTAGGTTGGACTGTACCTGGAAATAGTACCGTCACTGCTGGTAGCGACAAATCCATATCTCCATCCGGCATTTGGATTAACTTCCTTATGTCCTTTAAACTTAATGGAGACCAATCTTTTGTCGCAGGTTGGGTACAATGGAATGATATTAAATCCATAATCCTGAGGCGCAAATTCATTGGGCACACTGTAATGACCGCTTGCTGCATCAATTTCACTGAGAATGGTATACTGTCGCCATAAATAACGTGGTTCATGTAATTTTAACGACTTTATGCCATCCCTGATAATCTTTCCCATGCCATAGAGCGTATAATCATAAGAAGCTTCTCTTTTGGCGTAATCAAACAAAAAATCATTTAACTGCGATTGATCCCAACCTTTGAGTCGTTTATAAGTTTGAAGCGGGTATTCATTTGGCAGTGATTTTTTCCATAAATCCGTCACCGCATTTAGACTGTCAACCTGTTCAATGTAAAATAGAAGGTCATAACTATCGTAATTGTGCCTCGCGGAGCCCCAGGTAAATGATCGAGTGCCCAACCATCGGGGATAATCATAAAATATGGCTCCCGGATAAAGATGATTTCTCATGAAGTTGGCATGGGTCTCAAAGAAAAAACCGCCATAGTCATTAGCAAACGAAGCACCTTCCGCAGGGTTATATTGAATATGCAAAAGGTACTGAAGTGTATGGGTGAACTCATGGGACGTTACTCCACCGTCTAAAGTAGCAGCTGCGTCGACGAAAATCCCGCCGACTTTATTATCTAATACTACGCCGAAAGCAAAGCCACTAACGCCCTGTACCCATGTATTATTCATTACAATGATACATTTATATGTGCCTAACGGAGTACCGGGTGCGTCGCTAAGCATATGATTTTCCGTTATATACTTTTTATAAATATATTCCAGCGTATCCGTTATAAACTTGGGATCAAAATGAAGGCTGTTACCTGGCGGGTTAGCGAGCGGATTATCCCCGGCTAACGGCCCCCAAAACAGGACAAAATTGTCAGTTTGATATGAATGCGCATAACTCCATTGAGACAGTCCGGGATCTGTTGCCCAATAGGATGGTATATGTACCTGTTTTGCGGCAAAGCAAAAATGATTGCTGATCAAACAAACTGCCAGAATTAAATATTTTCTCATAAACTATTTTCTTTTGATATAAATTTTAAATTCATAAAACCTCCTTTTTACTATCCTTTAATCGCTCGATAACAGGATATCACCTTCTTGAACTTTGTAAAAGTCAGCTGCAAATGCTGACACAGTTTAATTTGTATCTTGCACTTTAAGGTTAATAGTAGTTGCTGTAGATTATTAAAAGAAATCTCTTAGTACATAGGGTTATGACAGAAATAATCGGGTTGCGATTTATATAACCTGTAATTATCTTTACTTTGATCCCATTCATTTCATAGAGCAACTTAATCAGCTGAAAAAAAAGGGCTCTTAATAACACATGTAAGAGCCCCAATGGAATTAATTCAAGTTTTGATGGCGGTTATCAAACACTTGGTTTCAGAACAGATTCGATTATAAAAACCAATAATGAACTGATGTTGAAAGATAGTCTGTCGATATTAAGGTACTCTGGCGACATCTGTTACAGTAGTAGTCACAACAAAAGTTCCCTTGGTTAGAAAGAAGCCTACGGTTAAAGTCGTGTTAACCGCCATACCCACGTCAGTATGCTTTCCAACGATGCTATAATAATAGGGGCCACCTATATAACCGGGATAGTTTTTCGACGCAGTAAAAAGTGGAAATATTGGAACCCCACCAGGATACCTGTATTCTAAAGACGTATCCGTTTTTGCAACGGGAAAATAAGGATCGAAATCCGCGAAGTTGGGTCTGCCCGGCCTTCCGATAACCTCGCCGTTAGCCGGATTCCAGGATTTGCCGTTCTTATCCTTCCAAACGTAAATAATCTTATCAGGTCCGCCGGGTATATAAGTCACTTTGATGTTCAATAAAGAAGCGGCAAAACCTGTAAAATTAGTGTAAGTCGCATCAGAGTGGTTATAGGCTTTATAAGTTATCGTATCCGGTATACTTCCCACGACGTTAATTTTGCAGGCATTATTCAGTATTCTTGTTCCCCTGATATTGGAGACCTGCAAATCGATATTATAAGATCCTATTGGTACAAACTTAGAAGCCTGCGTGAATTGAAGTCGGCCGCCTATTGAATTCACGCTAAACGGAGCCAACGTACTATCTTTAAGCTTCGCTCCCAACAGGGCTAGCGTAGAATCATCAGCAGTAACAGTTCCTTTATAAATCCTTATCGTATCTTTTGTCAATAAATATTTGGAGGCGTCTTGATTGTCAGCCATATTTCTTACGGACAGTAATTTCACATTGAGCGGCGTTGTTGAGCCGTCAATTACCAAACCGGCCGAAACCGCGGTATTGCCTTGCGCCACGGTAAACGGATTTACGTTATAATAAATATTATCGCTGATAAAGCCGGTTTTAATTTTATTGCAACTAAGGATTGCCATGGTTGAAACTACCGCCGCAGCAATCAAATATGTAGTATTTTTATGCATTTTTATTTAATTTAAATAACTAACTATAACTTCTTTAGCACAGCAAAATTAGCCAGCACGTGTAGAGTTGTGCCCGTACTGGTTTGAATTCCGGTGGTTTGACAAGGCAAAAGCGCATCAACCTTATCGTCTGGCGAAGGCCCTGAACTGCCGTCTAACAATCCATTAATTACAACATACTCCAAGGTATAATAACTAAATGTCAAGGCACTGTTTGACAGATAAACTGAACTTGCACCTATAACTTTTTTAATAGCACAAGGAGCGATAGCGCCGGCTTCATTGGTATAAATTATTGAAGCAGTAGTAGCCTCGTCAAGCGTAATTGTTTTATTAAATATGTATTGTTTAAGTAAATTAGCGCTAACAGAATCGGTTAATTGCTTAAATGTTGTAATTGGGCTTGATAATATTGCACCATCTACGTTACGCTTAATAGTTATACTCTTCATTAACGAATTGATAGCCATGTCTGGTGGTGCAAAAAAAGTTTTACTATTGTTTATGGTATCCTTTAACTTGTAGAAATCTATCAGGGTGAGCAAAGTATCAAACTGGTGATACTTGTTGTTTTTAAGGTAGTCATATGTAGAGAACGGCGTTGCGGCTTTTTCCAGCCCTCCATCAGTAAGATAACTGTTCTTTTTACATGCGCCAAAGCACAGGACGATAAGGGCCAACATGCCTATGTAATGATTTATCTTTTTCATTTTATGTCTGTTTGATTTGTGAATCAATTAACTTTTCCAATCCAGAATGGGGTTTGGGTGATCTTGGAATTATTCAGGAACAAGTTGGGATCTATTGGCCAATAAGTTTTGCCGGCAGCAAATTCACCTGGGGTCACGTTATCAAACTGTTGATCTTTTGTTATCCGTTCCAGCCGAATCAAATCGAATGTGCGGTGACCCTCCAGGAATAGTTCGCGGCCCCGCTCATCTGTTACAGCCTGGATAACTGCCGTGCCCGAAAGTCCTGTCAGTGCCTTGGCATTCCTGGCACGGCGTACTTGATTGATTAAGGATAGCGCGGTATTGTAGTCTCCAGATGGCCCTGAACTCAGCGCTTCTGCCTTTAATAATTCGATATCAGCCAGCCTGAATATAACAATGTTGTTAAGGGCAACCTTTAAGGTAACGTTGTTATTCACCGTCTGAATATTGGTGTACTTTACACATTCCAAAAAAGATGTAGCACCGCTTGAAACAGAAATAAATCCTTTTTTTAACCTTACATCAGCAGTATCAGTATACAATTTAGTTACATAACTATTGTTTATGTGCCAAACCGGTACAGTCCCATTTAAATAGGGTGCTGTAAGTGTTTGGGATGCAAGGGTAAGAGACACGTTTGCGTTATACCCTTCTGACAAGGTGTTTTGCGCAATTTCAAAAATACTTTCCGGCGATTGACCTTTGTAAATGTCCATGAAGGATGCCGCTGCTGTTAAGGAGTAAGTAC includes:
- a CDS encoding glycoside hydrolase, giving the protein MRKHQLLLLLVISLGCGATSCNKNSMAPAQQQQPIKQPIVNSIQSGGSITVGIGSPQQKIDLIGAGCYFYSGHLVNGITNFTDAANWLWHDLNVNVFKIVLRADGVEDVNDNADPNNTDFSKFNFTGNSNLVDQITAVKKARLVNPAIKIWAIVLSPPKYLKSNSSVNNGGTLNASVTNAYNEFGEFLYAHIKNLKDNGIGVDYLSLMNEPDYPSSAVPYESAEFTAAQAQSVYTSTAGWLKTKLQSLSIPVPLFASPDCIDVTHTGSYIAALNASGNMNLYTTHQYSGSSATNFAAASSAAGAKGLYMTEWHAGFGMGSTPDELTSALDLVNKFHDAFKGGAKGWLYFEWGNPETNFGGLLYTPWGAPAQRKKNYYAFQQYTANLLNENYIPTTLTGIANFGNDNVSAFTTANRADINVVNWNTDAQNKVRLNFGGNISTIKIYRTSAIENNALVWSQDNVNLNYYDVDFAGKSFTTVRVTW
- a CDS encoding AraC family transcriptional regulator; translated protein: MNYKKDGFDGQKAIVIPRSIVNRFCLSNDIIKGSYITDIGYYPKAKFHFRKRAQGAEQNILIYCVEGTGLVSIKSVKHTIVPGDFIIIPHSVSHSYETNEKTPWTIYWCHFKGEQADALVKWLYSKGQSYKYSVEFVQERITLFEQLYTYLEQGYSMENLTYINLLMLQFLSSFIYSDKYRTKLSEKNIDILEKSIFIMQNNLEKSLTLSDLAASVNLSNSHYSAIFRKKTGFPPIEYFNHLKIQKACQYLQFTKLRISEIAFKIGIDDPFYFSRLFTKTMGYAPKEYRETRYSANQEK
- the porV gene encoding type IX secretion system outer membrane channel protein PorV; the protein is MKNNYSAPGSKLLSVMLLLCIGSGAFAQVSSDGRTGNVIPTGVPFLLVSPDPRSSGMGDAGVALEDDANATFWNPSKMVFMKSNSSVSLSYCPWLRNLVSDANISYLNFQAKTDDRTAIGVSMRYFNLGKIDLADANNTSQGAYSPYEYAIDASLARSFGDNFSLGFTIRYISSHIFNSDANYKLQAGSSVGADLSLFYRNKFDLFGKESHFSFGTDISNIGSEISYDNTIASQSFLPANLKLGIANTWVLDNENELTLAVDLNKLLVPTPPQTDSNGRIIKGKSTDVSVPAGIFGSFSDAPGGFSEELQEINYSAGLEYAFNHRFFLRTGYFYENPNKGNRQYATFGVGYKYDFMDFNFSYLAASQQKTPLANTLRFGIVFNLGRK
- a CDS encoding DUF6055 domain-containing protein, with the translated sequence MRKYLILAVCLISNHFCFAAKQVHIPSYWATDPGLSQWSYAHSYQTDNFVLFWGPLAGDNPLANPPGNSLHFDPKFITDTLEYIYKKYITENHMLSDAPGTPLGTYKCIIVMNNTWVQGVSGFAFGVVLDNKVGGIFVDAAATLDGGVTSHEFTHTLQYLLHIQYNPAEGASFANDYGGFFFETHANFMRNHLYPGAIFYDYPRWLGTRSFTWGSARHNYDSYDLLFYIEQVDSLNAVTDLWKKSLPNEYPLQTYKRLKGWDQSQLNDFLFDYAKREASYDYTLYGMGKIIRDGIKSLKLHEPRYLWRQYTILSEIDAASGHYSVPNEFAPQDYGFNIIPLYPTCDKRLVSIKFKGHKEVNPNAGWRYGFVATSSDGTISRYSPTYNANESEISFQLKDSETQLYLVVLGAPTTHTSYLADIGWPKYYRSPYELRIANAVPEGYQNTFRNEYRQNGHPHPNGGGWVANTSQVASSVRVGPKALVLGASNITGNVKIDGTSFVQDATISGNVQILGNTNVTGARLSENTVVKDNTILNGTISSGSALFKDNALLFGDTFGGNVIVGGDDEIGGCTSSGVYLQFPNPGTNGRTNCDGKNATDPSNIDINSTYNQFTEEEMAFSGTVTCDGIAVTDTVKKAASRMLKAVIYPNPVVDQISLHVDNQFKATNLAIEIYTTAGQRVTRLSQPVSLGNSILSLPGNALAAGLYYMKISGGDKILKLKFLKQ